The genomic window CGGTCGTCGAGTTCGTCGACTACCAGTGACCGCACTGCAAGGCGGCCGGTCCGACCGTCGAGCGGATTCTCAAGACCTACGGCGACAAGGTGCGGCTGGTGGTCAAGCACACCCCCTACCGGTACCGGGACTACTCCCGGATCGCGGCGGAGGCGTCGCTCTCGGCCCGGGACCAGGGGAAGTTCCGCGAGATGCATCTCCTGCTGCTCGAGCGCTCCCCGGCGCTCGCCCGGGGGAACCTCATCGCGTATGCGAGGGAACTCTCCCTCGACGTCGCACGCTTCACGAAGGACATCGACGGGATGACGCACACGAAGGAGATCGACCGGGACGGGAAGCTCGCGGAGCGGCTCGACCTGTACACGACACCCGCCTTCTTCGTCAACGGGATCAAGATCCTGGGGGACCGTCCGTTCGAGTCGTTCCGGGAGGTCATCGACCGGGAGCTGGCGATCCTCGGCGCGGGAAAGGGGAAGCGTTGAGGACCGGCAAGGCGCGGGCCGCGCTGGCGGGCCTCCTGATGGCGGCCCTTCCGCACCTGCCCGGAGCCGCGAACGCCGCTCCCCCCGCGCCGCTGCCGCCTCCCCCCTCACCCGCGGAGAACCCGACGTCCCCGGCGAAGGCGGAGCTGGGGAAAAAGCTCTTCTTCGACCGGCGGCTCTCCGGAGACGGGACGATGGCCTGCGCCTCGTGCCACGACCCGGAGTCCGGCTACGCCGACGGGCTCGCGATCTCCCTCGCGTACCCGACGACGAAGAACTGGCGCAACTCCCCTTCGATCGTGAACGCGGCGTACCGGACCGCCCTGTTCCGGGACGGGCGGGCGGCGTCCCTGGAGGAGCAGGCGCTCTTCCCGATGATGAGCCCGTTCGAGATGAACCGGAGCCTGGACTACGTCGAGGAGGTTCTGAAAACCGTCCCGGAGTACGTTGAGGCGTTCCGGAACCTGTTCGGCGGGGAGATCACCCGGTGGCGGATCGCGATGGCGATCGCCGCCTTCGAGCGCACGATCGTATCCCGCGACACGCCGCTGGACCGGCACCTGCGGGGGGAAAAGGACGCCCTGACGCCCCGGCAACGCGCGGGGTACGAGCTGTTCGTCGGCAAGGCCGGATGCGCGGAGTGCCACGGCGGAGAGAACCTCGCCGACGGGCGGTTCCACAACCTCGGCGTCCCGGAAGACCCGAAGGTCATGGAGGACCCAAGGGTGCTGGCCACCGCCCGGTTCGTCGGGAAGGTGTCGGGATTCCCGGAGTACCGCAACATGGCGGGGGACCCGGGGCGTTACCTCGTGACCAAGTCGCGGGAGGACTGGAAGGCGTTCGCCACGCCGCCGTTGCGGGAGGTCGCGTCCACCGCGCCGTACATGCACAACGGGGCGCTCGCGACGCTTGCCGACGTGATCGACTTCTACGACCGGGGCGGCGGGGACGACCCGAAGAAGTCGCCGCTGCTGAAACCGCTCGGCCTGTCGAAGAACGAAAAAGAAACGCTGAAGGATTTCCTCGCGGGCGCCCTCTCCGGCCCCGTCCCGGTCATCCGTCCCCCCTCCCTCCCCTGAGAATCGCCTCTCCGGGAATCGCAATTTCCTGAAGTTTTCCGGGAAATATCCGATCAGGAACGGCGGAAGCTTCCGGATCCGCAAGGAGGGGACGTGCGAAATATCCGGATCAT from Deltaproteobacteria bacterium includes these protein-coding regions:
- a CDS encoding thioredoxin domain-containing protein, producing the protein MLKTYGDKVRLVVKHTPYRYRDYSRIAAEASLSARDQGKFREMHLLLLERSPALARGNLIAYARELSLDVARFTKDIDGMTHTKEIDRDGKLAERLDLYTTPAFFVNGIKILGDRPFESFREVIDRELAILGAGKGKR
- a CDS encoding cytochrome-c peroxidase, translating into MRTGKARAALAGLLMAALPHLPGAANAAPPAPLPPPPSPAENPTSPAKAELGKKLFFDRRLSGDGTMACASCHDPESGYADGLAISLAYPTTKNWRNSPSIVNAAYRTALFRDGRAASLEEQALFPMMSPFEMNRSLDYVEEVLKTVPEYVEAFRNLFGGEITRWRIAMAIAAFERTIVSRDTPLDRHLRGEKDALTPRQRAGYELFVGKAGCAECHGGENLADGRFHNLGVPEDPKVMEDPRVLATARFVGKVSGFPEYRNMAGDPGRYLVTKSREDWKAFATPPLREVASTAPYMHNGALATLADVIDFYDRGGGDDPKKSPLLKPLGLSKNEKETLKDFLAGALSGPVPVIRPPSLP